Proteins encoded in a region of the Sulfurimonas marina genome:
- a CDS encoding YgiQ family radical SAM protein yields MSRRNKNRNQHNQNRDTVTFKEKDFLPTTRAEMEARGWDQCDVILVSGDAYIDSPFIGVAMVGRMLERMGYRVGMIGQPDVKSDVDIKRLGEPRLYWGVSGGSVDSMVSNYTATKKFRNSDDYTPGGVNNKRPDRATLVYTNLIRRYFKNTVPIVLGGIEASLRRITHYDYWQNKLKKPILFDSKADVMIYGMGEIALEQLTRAIDEGRDYRDIRGICYISKEPVHEYIQLPSHQDCLDNKEKYIDMFDIFYDNNDPISANGLCEEVDGRYLIQTPPCDYLNEEEMDANSKLPFTRELHPYHRKDGKVKCLETIKFSIMTHHGCWGECNFCAIGVHQGRTIRTRSEESILGEAKDFNKYKDYKGIISDVGGPTANMYGYECNKKLKLGTCAHQRCVDANHLCSSMKVDHSRNINLLRQVREVEGVRKAFVASGVRYDLINADKKHGYSYLKEMVKHHISGQMKVAPEHTQQRVLELMGKPGKQELIDFKKMYDKLNAEEGKKQFLTYYLIAAHPGCTEKDMHELKRFTTDELQMNPEQAQVFTPTPGTYSAVMYYTEMDPVTRKKIFVEKDTKRKEKQKEIVVKKDNFRSGFAS; encoded by the coding sequence TTGAGCAGACGTAATAAAAACCGCAACCAACACAATCAAAACAGAGACACAGTAACATTCAAAGAGAAAGACTTTTTACCGACAACAAGAGCTGAAATGGAGGCTCGCGGTTGGGATCAGTGTGATGTAATCTTGGTAAGCGGTGATGCCTATATAGACTCGCCGTTTATTGGTGTGGCAATGGTTGGGCGTATGCTAGAGCGTATGGGTTACCGCGTAGGTATGATAGGTCAGCCAGATGTTAAAAGCGATGTAGATATTAAACGTTTGGGAGAGCCACGTCTGTACTGGGGAGTAAGCGGCGGAAGCGTTGACTCTATGGTTTCAAACTATACCGCAACTAAAAAATTCCGTAACTCAGACGACTATACACCCGGCGGTGTAAATAACAAGCGTCCCGATCGTGCGACACTTGTATATACTAACTTAATCAGACGCTATTTTAAAAATACAGTACCTATCGTACTTGGCGGGATCGAAGCTTCACTTCGCCGTATTACCCACTACGATTACTGGCAAAATAAACTAAAAAAGCCTATTTTATTTGATTCAAAAGCGGATGTGATGATCTACGGTATGGGTGAGATAGCTCTAGAGCAGCTTACTCGTGCGATCGATGAGGGACGTGACTATAGAGATATACGGGGAATTTGTTACATCTCTAAAGAGCCTGTGCATGAGTATATTCAACTCCCTTCACACCAAGATTGTCTCGATAACAAAGAGAAGTACATAGATATGTTCGATATCTTTTACGACAATAACGATCCGATCTCTGCAAACGGTCTCTGTGAAGAGGTTGACGGCAGATACCTGATCCAAACCCCTCCGTGTGACTACTTAAACGAAGAGGAGATGGATGCAAACTCGAAGCTTCCGTTTACAAGAGAACTCCACCCGTACCATAGAAAAGATGGAAAAGTAAAATGTTTGGAGACTATCAAGTTCTCGATCATGACCCATCACGGTTGTTGGGGTGAGTGTAACTTCTGTGCGATCGGTGTGCATCAGGGGCGTACGATTAGAACCCGTTCAGAAGAGAGCATCCTCGGTGAAGCAAAAGATTTTAACAAGTACAAAGACTACAAGGGAATTATCTCAGACGTAGGTGGTCCGACGGCAAATATGTATGGGTATGAGTGTAATAAAAAACTCAAACTTGGAACGTGTGCACACCAAAGATGTGTAGATGCAAACCACCTGTGTAGCTCTATGAAAGTGGATCACAGCAGAAACATCAATCTTTTACGTCAGGTAAGAGAGGTTGAGGGTGTAAGAAAAGCGTTCGTAGCTTCTGGTGTTAGATATGATCTTATCAATGCAGACAAAAAACACGGATATTCTTACCTAAAAGAGATGGTAAAACACCATATCTCAGGTCAGATGAAAGTTGCCCCTGAGCATACACAACAACGTGTACTTGAACTTATGGGAAAACCTGGTAAGCAAGAGCTGATCGACTTTAAAAAGATGTATGACAAGCTGAATGCGGAAGAGGGGAAGAAGCAGTTCTTAACGTACTACCTCATCGCAGCACACCCTGGTTGTACAGAAAAAGATATGCATGAGTTAAAACGTTTTACGACAGATGAGTTGCAGATGAACCCAGAACAAGCACAGGTATTTACACCGACGCCTGGAACATACTCAGCTGTAATGTACTACACGGAAATGGATCCAGTAACTCGTAAAAAGATCTTTGTGGAAAAAGATACAAAAAGAAAAGAGAAGCAAAAAGAGATCGTTGTTAAAAAAGATAACTTTAGATCGGGGTTTGCTTCTTAA
- a CDS encoding cation:proton antiporter — translation MIILLSRLTEEMTKIPATLATIFYAFLLSLYFPQLFSISKQEFNEVLYLMLPVILLPDILNISVKELKNYAKEIFYLAVVSVVVSIAIAVFVTPYLLPEYGFTIGMLVALYAMLMATDAITVSAIMSRFTLPQRLKIYAESESLFNDVTALILYYFVALPLLQGSSVDVLSINFTVLKVLVLSSLIGGVSALFGFLALKMLRNPFDQFLVIYLIVISSFLLAEHFHIAGILSIVVSVIVFKMLVERENRLHPKTFEFSNTVKTYDAFIDLLKNIPAITKHEFREYKKEAMFLGIFANAVVFVVIANIIDLSLLSHYIYEIVVVFLITTVIRFGSLSVLVISSKLPFYWTYALTLSGMKGALAIIMVHSLPKDFVYYDLFTAVVIGNVLISTFLYTFSLMFHIKRYAKLYESDSSTNGTKDTKISELSKDLVEVLEKDPISQAYNRIFIEDVLSREIARVQRYKVELSVIGLKFDFSAISEQQQRAFLQRAGEIIQKGIRQNDYFGKVEEGHFIVLASNTSLGGAHRLAQKIAEEFVEVLDGDIKYNFGVTELSETDSIETLFDKLKDAIYKSIQNKQTIEIVV, via the coding sequence TTGATAATATTACTTTCCCGTTTGACTGAAGAGATGACAAAAATCCCCGCTACTTTAGCAACTATTTTTTATGCCTTTCTCCTTTCTCTCTATTTTCCTCAACTTTTTTCTATCAGCAAGCAGGAGTTTAATGAGGTCCTTTATCTGATGCTCCCCGTTATCTTGCTTCCTGATATTTTAAACATATCGGTAAAAGAGCTGAAAAACTACGCAAAAGAGATATTTTATCTTGCAGTAGTGTCTGTTGTTGTCTCCATAGCTATTGCGGTTTTTGTGACGCCATATCTCTTGCCTGAGTATGGATTTACCATCGGGATGCTTGTGGCACTTTATGCAATGCTAATGGCTACAGATGCAATTACGGTAAGTGCAATTATGTCTAGGTTTACTCTGCCGCAGCGTCTGAAGATCTATGCGGAATCAGAATCTCTTTTTAATGACGTGACAGCCTTGATCCTTTACTACTTCGTAGCCTTGCCTCTTTTACAGGGGAGTTCGGTTGATGTTCTCTCTATCAATTTTACAGTCTTAAAAGTTTTAGTGCTTTCAAGTTTGATAGGTGGTGTCAGTGCATTGTTTGGTTTTTTAGCCCTGAAGATGTTGCGTAACCCTTTTGATCAGTTCCTTGTTATCTATCTGATCGTGATAAGTTCTTTTTTATTAGCTGAACATTTCCACATTGCAGGAATCTTATCTATTGTAGTTTCGGTAATAGTATTTAAAATGTTGGTGGAGCGTGAAAACAGGCTCCATCCTAAAACTTTTGAATTTTCAAATACGGTAAAAACTTACGATGCCTTTATCGATCTGTTGAAAAACATTCCTGCTATTACTAAACATGAGTTCCGTGAATATAAAAAAGAGGCGATGTTTCTGGGAATCTTTGCCAATGCAGTTGTGTTTGTTGTAATCGCAAATATTATAGATTTGTCATTATTAAGTCATTATATCTATGAAATTGTTGTTGTGTTTCTCATCACAACTGTGATCCGTTTTGGAAGTCTGAGTGTTCTGGTAATTAGTTCCAAGCTCCCTTTTTATTGGACATATGCACTTACACTCTCAGGGATGAAAGGTGCACTGGCGATCATTATGGTGCACTCTTTGCCAAAAGATTTTGTATATTATGACCTTTTTACCGCTGTGGTTATCGGGAATGTACTTATTAGTACTTTTCTTTATACTTTTAGTTTGATGTTTCATATCAAAAGATATGCAAAACTTTATGAAAGCGACTCCTCAACGAATGGGACAAAAGATACTAAGATCTCTGAACTCTCTAAAGATCTAGTTGAAGTGCTTGAAAAAGATCCTATCTCTCAAGCCTACAACCGTATCTTTATTGAAGATGTACTTTCACGTGAAATAGCACGTGTACAGCGCTATAAAGTTGAATTATCTGTTATAGGGTTGAAATTTGATTTTTCTGCCATTTCTGAACAACAGCAGAGAGCTTTTCTCCAAAGAGCAGGTGAAATTATTCAAAAAGGTATTCGTCAGAATGACTACTTTGGAAAAGTGGAAGAGGGGCATTTTATAGTTTTAGCAAGTAATACTTCGCTGGGCGGTGCACATCGTTTAGCCCAAAAAATCGCAGAAGAGTTTGTAGAAGTGCTTGATGGAGATATTAAATACAACTTTGGTGTTACGGAACTTAGTGAAACAGATAGCATTGAAACACTTTTTGATAAGCTCAAAGATGCTATATACAAAAGTATCCAAAACAAGCAGACTATTGAGATAGTAGTGTAA
- a CDS encoding AMP-binding protein — protein MNYPYENLENFTLKALLDRSTTLFGQKDVLSFVGKQPLKYRELDEKVKAMVELLSERGITKGDKVALLSENMPNWAVAYLAITYFGAIVVPILPDFNPSDVHHIIRHSEAKAVFVSEKHLQTIEDLGNSEIKFVIELDTLKLVDHLTNHSYMELIKQKFSPKKELPKPDEDSLAAILYTSGTTGHSKGVMLTHKNLVTNALTSYKNIEITPDDIFLSILPLAHTFECTVGMLIPMVHGSSVVYIDKTPTPTVLLKAFEVVRPTMILSVPLIIEKIFKNKILAKFHHSFVLKHIYKVPFMRKKLHKLAGKKLLETFGGRLRMFAVGGAPLAGYVEQFLIDSDFPYLVGYGLTETAPLLAGTRMGMEHKIGSTGLAMPGIEIKIKNPHPFDGEGEIVAKSPSVMLGYYKDEEKTKEVFDEDGYFLTGDLGYIDEDGYIFISGRSKNMILGPSGENIYPEQIESIINQNEAVLDALVMQQDGKLVARIHLDYELIDKMFEANHTPDDVVKQKITEYLENMRVEVNTQMASFSKITKFIEQIEPFVKTPTKKIKRYLYTA, from the coding sequence ATGAATTATCCTTATGAAAACTTAGAAAATTTTACACTTAAAGCACTGCTTGATCGCTCAACTACACTTTTCGGGCAAAAAGATGTACTCTCATTTGTAGGAAAACAGCCGTTAAAATATCGTGAACTTGATGAAAAAGTCAAAGCGATGGTAGAGCTGTTAAGTGAAAGAGGGATCACAAAAGGTGATAAAGTAGCACTCCTTAGTGAAAATATGCCAAACTGGGCTGTTGCCTATCTTGCTATTACATATTTCGGAGCTATTGTAGTTCCTATTTTACCCGACTTTAACCCTTCAGATGTCCATCATATCATCAGACACTCTGAGGCCAAAGCTGTTTTTGTATCCGAAAAACATCTTCAGACGATCGAAGATCTTGGAAACTCTGAAATAAAGTTTGTTATAGAGCTCGATACTCTAAAACTTGTAGATCATCTCACAAACCATTCTTACATGGAGTTGATAAAACAAAAGTTTTCTCCAAAAAAAGAGTTGCCTAAACCGGATGAAGACTCTCTTGCTGCCATTCTTTACACTTCAGGGACGACAGGACATTCAAAAGGGGTAATGCTTACACATAAAAACTTAGTTACAAATGCACTTACTTCATATAAAAATATTGAGATCACACCTGATGATATCTTTTTATCTATCTTACCTTTGGCACACACATTTGAGTGTACGGTTGGAATGCTAATCCCTATGGTTCACGGGTCAAGCGTAGTTTATATTGATAAAACACCTACTCCGACAGTGCTCTTAAAAGCTTTTGAAGTAGTCCGCCCGACAATGATACTCTCTGTACCGCTGATCATTGAGAAGATATTTAAAAATAAAATTCTTGCAAAATTCCACCACTCTTTTGTTCTGAAACATATCTATAAAGTTCCATTTATGCGTAAAAAACTGCATAAACTAGCAGGGAAAAAACTGCTGGAGACTTTTGGTGGAAGACTAAGAATGTTTGCAGTAGGAGGGGCACCTCTTGCAGGTTATGTAGAACAGTTTCTAATAGACTCCGACTTTCCTTACCTTGTGGGATACGGTCTTACAGAAACAGCACCACTTCTTGCCGGAACTAGAATGGGGATGGAGCATAAAATAGGTTCTACAGGTCTTGCAATGCCGGGTATCGAGATTAAAATTAAAAACCCTCACCCGTTTGACGGCGAAGGGGAAATTGTCGCGAAATCGCCTAGCGTTATGTTGGGATACTATAAAGATGAAGAGAAAACAAAAGAGGTTTTTGATGAGGATGGCTATTTTCTCACAGGTGATCTTGGCTATATAGATGAAGATGGTTACATTTTTATAAGCGGTAGAAGTAAAAATATGATTCTGGGCCCTAGCGGAGAGAACATTTACCCTGAACAGATCGAATCGATTATTAATCAGAATGAAGCGGTTTTAGATGCACTTGTTATGCAGCAGGACGGAAAACTAGTGGCACGTATTCATCTTGATTATGAGTTAATCGATAAAATGTTTGAAGCAAACCATACACCAGATGATGTTGTCAAACAAAAGATTACAGAGTATTTGGAAAATATGAGAGTTGAAGTAAATACGCAAATGGCATCATTTTCTAAGATTACAAAATTTATTGAGCAGATTGAGCCGTTTGTAAAAACTCCTACGAAGAAGATAAAACGCTACCTCTATACAGCGTAA
- a CDS encoding sensor domain-containing diguanylate cyclase gives MTEHHFDNEAIVEGELQLFRTLWHTSNDNLFIVRRDTNGEYISEKSNRSLEQTFHLLPNQMDGIALKEILDETTYKKIIDRYDECIKKNKPVTYEEKHLIDESGERFWITTILPVTDQESGIIRILGVSREITPIRKAEQTLQELNEKLEQKVIERTKELTIALQQMEKLSITDKLTNLYNRYKIEEVLNSEIHRAQRYDTHFGLLMLDIDKFKNINDNYGHIQGDKILQEFSNILKNYIRESDSVGRWGGEEFLVITPISSQEAIITFADRLRKVIEEHNFDTVGNITVSIGATIYQKGSTIESLIAKADNGLYASKNNGRNSVHYQ, from the coding sequence ATGACTGAACATCATTTTGATAACGAAGCAATCGTAGAGGGTGAATTACAACTCTTTAGAACGCTTTGGCATACTTCAAACGACAATCTTTTCATTGTACGACGAGATACAAATGGGGAGTATATCAGTGAAAAGAGCAACCGATCTTTAGAGCAAACATTTCACCTTCTTCCTAATCAAATGGATGGAATAGCGCTTAAAGAGATTCTAGACGAAACGACCTACAAAAAGATTATAGATCGTTATGACGAGTGTATTAAAAAAAACAAGCCTGTAACTTATGAAGAGAAACATCTCATAGATGAAAGTGGCGAGAGGTTTTGGATAACTACTATATTACCGGTTACCGATCAGGAAAGTGGAATTATTAGAATTCTTGGAGTATCAAGAGAGATCACACCTATTCGAAAGGCTGAACAAACACTCCAAGAGCTTAATGAAAAACTAGAACAAAAAGTGATAGAACGAACAAAAGAGCTGACTATAGCATTACAGCAGATGGAAAAACTCTCTATTACAGATAAGTTAACCAATCTGTACAACCGTTATAAAATTGAAGAGGTTCTCAATAGTGAAATTCATCGAGCTCAGCGATACGATACACATTTCGGTCTTCTCATGCTCGACATAGATAAGTTCAAAAACATCAATGACAACTACGGACATATCCAGGGTGATAAGATTTTACAAGAGTTCTCAAATATTCTTAAAAACTATATCAGAGAGAGTGATAGTGTCGGCAGATGGGGTGGTGAAGAGTTCTTAGTCATAACTCCGATCTCTTCTCAAGAGGCAATTATAACGTTTGCTGATAGACTTCGTAAGGTGATTGAGGAACATAATTTTGATACAGTAGGCAATATTACCGTTAGTATCGGGGCAACGATTTATCAAAAAGGGAGTACTATAGAGAGTTTAATTGCAAAAGCTGATAATGGACTCTATGCTTCCAAAAACAATGGAAGAAACAGTGTCCATTACCAATAA
- a CDS encoding manganese-dependent inorganic pyrophosphatase produces MSVYAFGHKNPDSDSIVGAISLSYLKNQVEDEEYIPARQGDISAETQFILDTFGYADKVPMLKTSVAGEKVFIIDSTDKPHFQDDIDEATIVGIADHHKLGDLITDAPLEAWIRPIGCSNTVIYEMYKSYGVVPPKDIAGMMMLAILSDTVIFRSPTCTKVDTKAVKELSEICGVEDYKKMAMDMFIAKSAVDGASARNLNTRDYKEFDMNGTKVGIGQLEMVDISVLEPREDEIMEDMQKMKEEGGLHTVLILLTDIIKEGSKLFVVSDDASKIEAAFDVKLENNKAWLEGVLSRKKQVVPFVQPQFK; encoded by the coding sequence ATGTCAGTATATGCATTTGGACACAAAAATCCAGATAGTGACTCTATTGTAGGTGCAATTTCACTATCATACTTAAAAAATCAAGTAGAAGATGAAGAATATATCCCGGCACGTCAAGGTGATATTTCTGCTGAAACACAGTTTATTTTAGACACATTCGGTTATGCAGACAAAGTTCCTATGTTAAAAACTTCTGTAGCTGGTGAGAAAGTATTTATTATTGACTCAACAGATAAGCCTCATTTTCAAGACGATATTGATGAAGCTACAATCGTGGGTATTGCAGACCACCATAAACTAGGTGATCTTATTACTGATGCTCCACTAGAAGCTTGGATCAGACCAATCGGTTGTTCAAATACGGTAATTTATGAGATGTATAAATCTTACGGTGTAGTACCACCAAAAGATATCGCAGGGATGATGATGCTTGCTATTTTAAGCGATACTGTAATTTTCCGTTCACCGACTTGTACAAAAGTTGACACAAAAGCTGTAAAAGAGTTAAGTGAAATTTGTGGTGTTGAAGACTACAAAAAAATGGCTATGGATATGTTCATTGCAAAATCTGCAGTTGACGGTGCATCTGCTCGTAACTTAAATACACGTGACTACAAAGAGTTCGATATGAATGGTACTAAAGTTGGTATCGGTCAATTAGAGATGGTAGATATCTCTGTACTTGAACCACGTGAAGATGAAATCATGGAAGATATGCAAAAGATGAAAGAAGAGGGTGGCCTACACACTGTTTTAATTCTTTTAACTGATATTATCAAAGAGGGTTCAAAACTTTTCGTAGTATCTGATGATGCTTCTAAAATCGAAGCTGCATTTGATGTAAAACTTGAAAACAACAAAGCTTGGTTAGAGGGTGTTCTTAGCCGTAAAAAACAAGTAGTACCTTTCGTACAACCTCAATTTAAATAA
- a CDS encoding ATP-binding response regulator, with the protein MIDIDLPIVIILAVFIIFSGIIVLVFLHSTSKKDKEIERLKGEIVSLHYEDNHLKKEYQSKKSYQGMETSLISEQLKKIEHLENELERQRDKVENAKEIAQEAVKVKYDFLSKVKDDLKSPVKTIIAYATILAKDLQNEKLNSHAKDILTSGNQLLELIESMMALSKIDAGSYDINENAVELSFLFNTIVDSYKNSAAKKKIKLTLDIDKTLPESLIFDASKIKLIVDNLVSNSIRATKDGNVNVYVKPNGANIAHNTINLQVIVEDSGTGIKKEDQPKIFEMFEADGLGLSLNKKIAQLMNGDLTFYSEYGKGATFILSLNDIEVVLPSAEHENHDLEINFAQISPDGANILVIDSDHDSAQVIMESFLESHVRVLHFETPRDAIEELKRSKFDMILIDIEVLTSDENAISKVLAKISDAPVVTLTHSSVKDAHISENGARVVGHLKKPLSKRELFKISLKVLNFPDLLKNSV; encoded by the coding sequence TTGATAGATATTGATCTTCCTATTGTAATAATATTAGCCGTTTTTATCATATTTAGCGGGATTATTGTTCTTGTTTTTTTACATAGTACCTCTAAGAAAGATAAAGAGATAGAGCGTTTAAAAGGTGAGATAGTTAGTTTACACTATGAAGATAATCACCTAAAAAAAGAGTATCAGTCAAAAAAATCGTATCAGGGGATGGAAACAAGCCTTATCTCTGAACAGCTGAAAAAGATTGAACACTTGGAAAATGAACTGGAGAGACAACGAGATAAAGTTGAAAATGCCAAGGAGATTGCTCAAGAGGCGGTAAAAGTAAAATACGATTTCCTTTCAAAAGTAAAAGATGATCTGAAATCTCCTGTAAAAACTATTATCGCATACGCTACGATCCTAGCTAAAGACCTGCAAAACGAAAAGCTTAACTCCCACGCAAAAGATATTTTAACATCGGGCAATCAGCTATTGGAATTGATAGAAAGTATGATGGCTCTTTCAAAGATCGATGCAGGAAGTTACGATATCAATGAAAATGCGGTTGAACTCTCTTTCTTATTCAATACTATTGTAGATAGTTATAAAAACAGTGCTGCTAAGAAAAAGATAAAGTTAACGCTCGATATAGATAAAACTCTTCCCGAATCATTAATCTTTGATGCAAGTAAAATAAAGTTGATCGTTGATAATCTTGTAAGTAACAGTATCCGTGCTACAAAAGATGGCAACGTTAATGTTTATGTAAAACCTAACGGAGCTAATATTGCTCATAATACTATCAATCTTCAAGTGATTGTAGAAGACAGCGGTACAGGGATAAAAAAAGAGGATCAGCCAAAAATATTTGAGATGTTTGAAGCTGACGGTTTGGGATTATCACTCAATAAAAAAATTGCTCAATTGATGAACGGGGATCTTACATTTTACAGTGAGTATGGTAAAGGTGCTACATTTATCTTGTCTCTTAATGATATAGAAGTTGTACTTCCAAGTGCAGAACATGAGAATCACGATCTAGAGATAAATTTTGCGCAAATATCACCAGATGGTGCAAACATTTTAGTTATTGATAGTGATCATGATAGTGCACAGGTTATTATGGAGTCATTTTTAGAGAGTCATGTGCGAGTGCTGCACTTTGAAACTCCAAGAGATGCTATTGAAGAGCTCAAGCGCTCCAAGTTTGATATGATACTTATAGATATAGAAGTGCTTACAAGTGATGAAAATGCAATCTCAAAAGTACTCGCAAAAATCAGTGATGCACCTGTTGTAACATTGACCCATTCAAGTGTTAAAGATGCACACATCAGTGAAAATGGAGCAAGAGTTGTAGGACACTTGAAAAAACCGCTTTCAAAACGTGAACTTTTCAAAATCTCTTTAAAAGTATTAAATTTTCCGGATTTGTTAAAGAATAGTGTATAA
- a CDS encoding HD domain-containing phosphohydrolase, whose protein sequence is MSIKDEILIVDDVIEHTKDIIELLRDNGYGFSYALNSQDAVELLKTKHFDLILIALRMSEVDGLELCQIIRSHPELQEIPIVLMVEEDDYDELDEGFELGCIDYIRAPIHRAELKVKVRHHTEFYRYRKSLKLSSTQNRLLSETEDAQKEMVYILSAMVEENSIEAVGHIRRVADFAKQLAILDGTLTEEQIKMVYLAAPLYDIGKIFIEDAIVNKPDQLTTYEFEVMQKHPKLALNVLKNSSKKLINAAAIIAYEHHENFDGSGYPRGLKGDEIHIYARIVAIVSVLDALLEKKIYKEAWSFEDAAKYILDEKGKKFDPRLVNLFAEHIEVFKELIDGE, encoded by the coding sequence ATGAGTATCAAAGATGAAATTTTAATTGTTGATGACGTAATTGAACACACGAAGGATATAATCGAACTTCTAAGAGATAACGGATATGGATTCTCCTATGCGTTAAACTCTCAAGATGCTGTAGAACTTTTAAAGACGAAGCATTTTGATCTCATTTTAATAGCTCTAAGGATGTCAGAAGTTGATGGTTTGGAGTTATGTCAAATTATTAGAAGTCATCCTGAACTGCAGGAAATACCTATTGTTCTTATGGTAGAAGAGGATGATTACGACGAGCTTGATGAGGGATTTGAACTTGGTTGTATCGACTATATACGAGCCCCAATCCATAGAGCTGAACTCAAAGTCAAAGTAAGACATCATACAGAATTTTACCGTTATAGAAAATCATTAAAACTCTCTAGTACACAAAACCGTCTTTTATCGGAAACTGAAGATGCTCAAAAAGAGATGGTGTATATACTCTCGGCGATGGTAGAAGAAAACAGTATAGAGGCGGTCGGTCATATTAGAAGAGTTGCTGATTTTGCAAAACAGCTTGCTATTTTAGACGGAACGCTGACAGAAGAACAGATAAAAATGGTTTATTTGGCTGCACCGCTTTACGATATCGGTAAGATTTTTATCGAAGATGCCATCGTTAATAAACCTGACCAACTTACCACGTATGAGTTTGAAGTGATGCAAAAACATCCAAAGCTTGCCTTAAATGTCTTGAAAAACTCAAGTAAAAAACTGATTAATGCTGCTGCAATTATTGCTTATGAACATCATGAAAACTTTGACGGCTCAGGTTATCCTAGAGGGTTAAAAGGTGATGAGATCCACATCTATGCACGAATAGTTGCAATTGTAAGTGTTTTAGATGCTCTTTTAGAGAAAAAGATCTATAAAGAGGCTTGGTCTTTTGAAGATGCTGCGAAGTATATTTTAGATGAGAAAGGGAAAAAATTCGATCCTAGACTCGTTAACCTGTTTGCAGAACATATTGAGGTATTTAAAGAGTTAATTGACGGAGAATAA